The following are encoded in a window of Pygocentrus nattereri isolate fPygNat1 chromosome 5, fPygNat1.pri, whole genome shotgun sequence genomic DNA:
- the hs3st1l1 gene encoding heparan sulfate (glucosamine) 3-O-sulfotransferase 1-like1 — protein sequence MAGLLGSVFLLVLQTYAAPPEFIQVWPSASTSGPGLLANETVTPSLVPPPGTSKHTPHSIIIGVRKGGTRALLEMLDIHPEVAAAATEVHFFDWDENYSKGLEWYRELMPYSYPHQITIEKTPGYFTSPLAPARIRAMNSSIRLLLILRDPAERVISDYTQVYFNRLENHKPVQAIEDMLVRNGALNTRYKAIQRSLYDVHMRNWLLHFPLEQIHIVDGDTLIRDPLPELQKVERFLELPPRIVASNFYFNQTKGFYCIRSDGRERCLHESKGRPHPPVNSTVLQQLRSYFRQHNRNFYRLVGRTFNWH from the coding sequence ATGGCTGGCCTGCTAGGATCTGTGTTCCTCCTTGTCCTGCAGACGTATGCTGCCCCTCCAGAGTTCATCCAGGTGTGGCCCAGCGCGTCCACCTCAGGACCTGGACTTCTGGCTAATGAGACTGTCACTCCCTCCCTGGTGCCTCCTCCAGGCACCAGCAAGCACACCCCCCACAGCATCATTATTGGTGTCCGTAAAGGAGGCACCCGCGCTCTGCTGGAAATGCTGGACATTCACCCAGAGGTAGCGGCAGCAGCTACTGAGGTTCACTTCTTTGATTGGGATGAAAATTACTCCAAGGGCTTGGAGTGGTACCGTGAGTTAATGCCATATTCATACCCCCATCAGATCACCATAGAAAAGACACCAGGCTACTTCACCTCACCGTTAGCTCCAGCACGCATCCGTGCCATGAACTCCTCCATTAGACTTCTACTGATCCTGAGGGACCCAGCCGAAAGGGTCATCTCAGACTACACACAAGTCTATTTCAACCGGTTGGAGAACCACAAGCCTGTGCAGGCCATCGAGGACATGCTGGTCAGGAACGGAGCTCTAAACACACGCTACAAGGCCATTCAGCGCAGCCTCTATGATGTCCACATGAGGAACTGGCTCCTGCATTTCCCTCTCGAGCAGATCCACATTGTAGACGGGGACACACTGATCCGTGACCCTTTGCCTGAGCTGCAGAAGGTGGAGCGCTTCCTGGAACTACCGCCCCGGATAGTGGCCTCAAACTTCTACTTCAACCAGACAAAGGGCTTCTACTGCATCCGCAGTGATGGCAGAGAGCGGTGCCTGCACGAGTCTAAAGGCCGCCCCCACCCACCTGTGAACAGCACCGTCCTCCAACAGCTCCGCTCTTATTTCCGCCAGCACAACCGCAACTTCTACCGACTGGTTGGGCGCACCTTTAACTGGCACTAG